A single genomic interval of Nymphalis io chromosome 30, ilAglIoxx1.1, whole genome shotgun sequence harbors:
- the LOC126779875 gene encoding uncharacterized protein LOC126779875 isoform X2: MRPLQHSDRDTINLPSGDANINTHSSNTNQNIFDSNKNINKITNPSTNLSKASTKSDDDFDVNEYFARLQGTRYVSAPLNSSIKDDQSANLQAEDNLEEINLNEPEKPQVADDLQHSITADIAQNFSQLPTVLPQVASAVFSSFSNMLSMKSREQTPDDRVCHEPQASSAQFCVPDAPMQLAPPPLREPPSVGNASNYRITTKKKVYAQIPGLSSGDSHVNFHPPMNQSAPPFGVESNAHIDVHDHDSKIKDIPVGYGAPHTVLNPEMIPENQQAHNEKAIEETKQTLNVSNSTASDVRDTAKIPGESVLLPDSTLPALEQESTKLQPITPLAPQPSTAIIPPPPMFSNIPRRDSQPSVGKSVLPPSVARRISGNQLILKTQAPPSVMHENIFVPIMPPESNMAPGFGVVSSIQHNYGQLFDPSSNIETINTTHNRSDPRKFHNKVKTLPSMDILQPSMQIPGFADNANLLGATVPFKVDDSKKSEKSADSVIPSQQPKHIESFVSPTVFNPIVEIPNISYNPLAPDSSHITFPESKAPPTFYNPLQSDFVTSFKKEENKDVSNAPQNILPEHFGNLQREVKKTIQEPPKLTGNLSYRMSKKKPQYYSGPIEGVGNISNNIKPLIDPVAANSFQGSLFTPDQSAATALNTMYPDYSVNSLQEPTPFDISKPANMETYSYGLQKHSEQIQSDYNTAFDLSRPTTEKYDEPQQESKGFGLIGSLKSKLSSLDINKIQNTVTTFFDPGYNAADTSSKQENEPYSYQNVPGSYPSYPQSDGASLEVFVPTINQEQATLNPYSYQMGPKQPINQTNQYYPTHDNYGNQSQSQATTDLNYHAGWYGGYQQHSQQVEYFHSATGLSQEGYLDKIEMTGTSSTKAIEKMQPLNQDIVDQPQKTESHKPEPIATIPEVSNVYNIFDNRQTIAQIVPERDNRKDMVEIVKQNTEDFKPFEATLDSTATKSFFDNPKLDLQPDDSIRPKFNELPCLSNDGIQSTAQPSLKSILDNSLQLDKTKEDKTDHTKAGYGSDFISDVPKISQVFADPSSKGFFDKQTSIVLPFAIKKPDDIKLAAKEDSLMNLPPKGINQFEPEKSRIEDNVVNTQTEAKITEDFTTIKKPGPKTVSEVISKNIIGNDSIETSEHISSTISPQESIAVNATTFSLFEPSPNISSVPLFNLSSLSSISLSDPIKDTDINDIERKIENVSLFENANTQIASLPSYNLFGEIGSSEIKADLQENQVSDLNSYATCREVGLPEDNKVDDLTKQLIENVTAPIQLENPVLYPVVHDESNKVEVSEYTKPLTDISRIAQNVLGNVIIPPPPPDLLDGINGNNPILNYPWSFDVTSDAQLGYDYNFQLDSNPVGYLQDKSLFLENIPANACDEMKAEYKNSQEETSILAHQISVPSVPPEEDTKSDESGLDVHSIELDAKKDFPIFEEFVVEPSGTDDDKIGYRERERFSDEPAQDVDTFTNRVERFKKMENTPECNDTTQEIRTEIRPFDLPTSTSPALTIASYFDTGNYAVENHYKNSLTSPSTVSTFNTSLINQIGIPPGFEEEYRRRLSGAPSQDLLRGLNNQIGSYIPETSKKINLNQIFAQATNNLDDEIICDSKVESMVEKLIDDDSSKSEVVPFSNTTNTYPEKDDNALVDRSSDEEKIEPSSEVAERPSNEANVEQTPEVVERTSEEAKVERPNVVGRSSDETSTELERSKEETKVEPLPDPINFFSSNVGSTGESDAYSDFSRLSSYFKTPPKADHSKSFFELSESQNHYRHKSNDESRDSIHYNIKNFFKGTSTTNSSHIPNNHLLNMALIRDLSSPKNFKPNDIDVVKTVNYFTVEYNITNPIEINTSEPIDFNNKARTSQDNKTLKLSDSSENSVINCEYCCNLINSTNIIDNSFYKVKKNMNDTESKKATNNMDTKSENVMKKSVTVNFCDQSYKEDADDRIVVLSENRATSEHAPVKHHWFYQVDSEERSFWKGFSVVDSRALENAFNSPDLNANTLVATDGGRYDVNIMERLKIAVYWDDKPTNVMRCSWFYKGTTDARYVPYDETIAEKLEEEYIHGVTTGEWHRRLVLPNNELVVMHGPAVMVHFLQNSASDAFSSSPQSMMRPRVVRRGFVESEIEDTEPSSIDHLLLLCHGVGSACDMRFRPVEEVVDDFRATSLQLIQSHYKNSYDSGLVGRVEVLPISWHSSLHSGQTGVDRRLAAVTLESIPRLRNFTNDTILDVLFYTSPVFCQTIINTVCSELNRIYSLFKARNPDFKGGVSLGGHSLGSVILYDLLCHQMPKGIPVSKREQYVTGPAGTGQPSVKYPSLEFIPDAMYALGSPIAMFNCIRGVETLGKDFCFPTCKKFFNIFHPYDPIAYRIEPLINPQLRDVKPFLIPHHKGRKRMHLELKDTMARVGADIKQKLIESIKNTWSSMWKTQPPPDQHLEKVVEEEMEKEELNSEPKDEVNQETDVTPDMLGKLNDGRRVDYVLQEAPFEMINEYLFAMRSHVCYWESEDTMLVMLREIYNAIGVSPDCSLPQQTLTVQRSKTIIDDNDVATHADYPSTSRGSL, from the exons CCAACGCTCATATAGATGTACACGATCAtgatagtaaaataaaagatataccaGTAGGATATGGTGCACCACATACAGTATTAAACCCAGAAATGATACCTGAAAACCAGCAGGCACATAATGAAAAAGCCATCGAGGAAACAAAACAGACGCTTAATGTATCGAATTCTACAGCTAGTGATGTGAGAGATACGGCTAAAATTCCTGGTGAATCAGTGTTGCTGCCTGATAGTACTTTACCAGCTCTTGAACAAGAATCGACAAAGCTACAACCAATAACACCGCTGGCCCCTCAACCGTCCACTGCAATAATTCCTCCTCCTCCCATGTTTTCTAATATACCAAGAAGGGACAGTCAACCGTCTGTTGGGAAGTCGGTCCTACCACCATCCGTAGCAAGGCGGATTTCCGGAAATCAACTTATACTGAAAACTCAAGCGCCTCCAAGTGTGatgcatgaaaatatttttgttccaaTAATGCCACCAGAATCAAATATGGCTCCGGGTTTTGGAGTTGTTTCGTCTATACAACATAATTATGGTCAACTATTTGATCCATCTAGCAATATTGAAACTATCAATACAACGCATAATAGAAGCGATCCACGAAAATTCCATAACAAAGTTAAAACATTGCCGTCTATGGACATTTTGCAACCATCAATGCAAATACCAGGTTTTGCAGATAACGCAAATTTATTAGGCGCTACGGTTCCATTTAAAGTCGATGATTCCAAAAAATCGGAGAAGTCCGCGGATTCTGTAATTCCATCACAACAACCAAAACATATAGAAAGTTTTGTCTCGCCTACTGTATTTAATCCAATAGTTGAAATtcctaatatttcatataatcctTTAGCGCCTGATTCATCTCACATCACTTTTCCAGAATCTAAAGCGCCGCCAACGTTTTACAATCCACTTCAATCAGATTTCGTcacttcatttaaaaaagaagaGAACAAAGATGTCTCGAACGCTCctcaaaatattttacctgAACATTTTGGTAATTTGCAACGTGAAGTTAAGAAAACAATTCAGGAGCCACCGAAGCTAACTGGAAATCTGAGCTATAGAATGTCGAAGAAGAAACCACAGTATTATTCCGGACCTATCGAAGGCGTaggaaatattagtaataatataaaaccgttAATAGATCCTGTCGCAGCGAATTCTTTTCAAGGGTCTCTATTTACTCCAGATCAAAGTGCTGCAACTGCTCTAAATACTATGTATCCAGATTACAGCGTAAATAGCTTGCAAGAACCTACACCATTTGATATAAGTAAGCCAGCTAATATGGAAACATATTCTTACGGCCTTCAAAAGCACAGTGAACAAATACAATCAGATTACAATACCGCCTTTGATTTAAGCAGACCAACAACAGAGAAATATGATGAACCACAACAAGAGTCTAAAGGATTTGGACTTATCGGATCACTTAAATCTAAACTTAGCTCTTTAGATATTAATAAGATCCAAAATACTGTTACAACTTTCTTTGATCCAGGATACAATGCAGCTGATACTAGTAGCAAACAAGAGAATGAACCATATAGTTATCAAAATGTGCCTGGAAGTTACCCTAGTTATCCTCAGAGCGATGGTGCTAGTCTAGAGGTTTTTGTTCCTACCATTAATCAGGAGCAAGCTACATTGAATCCATATTCATATCAAATGGGTCCTAAGCAACCAATTAATCAAACGAATCAGTATTATCCGACTCACGATAATTATGGTAATCAAAGTCAATCGCAAGCTACCACAGACTTAAATTACCATGCAGGATGGTATGGTGGCTATCAGCAGCATTCTCAACAAGTAGAATATTTCCATAGTGCGACAGGTCTTTCACAAGAAggttatttagataaaattgaaatgacTGGCACGTCATCGACTAAAGCAATTGAAAAAATGCAACCGTTGAACCAAGATATTGTTGATCAACCTCAAAAAACTGAATCACATAAGCCTGAACCAATCGCCACTATACCAGAAGTTAGCAACGTATACAACATTTTTGATAATCGACAAACAATTGCACAAATTGTACCAGAACGCGATAATAGAAAAGATATGGTAGAAATTGTCAAACAAAACACAGAAGATTTTAAACCGTTCGAAGCGACTTTGGATTCAACAGCAACGAAAAGTTTTTTTGACAATCCAAAGTTAGATCTCCAACCTGATGACAGTATAAGAccaaaatttaatgaattgcCTTGTTTATCAAATGATGGAATCCAATCTACTGCACAGCcttcattaaaatctattttagatAATTCGTTGCAATTAGATAAAACAAAAGAAGATAAAACAGACCATACAAAAGCTGGCTATGGATCGGATTTCATTAGCGATGTACCGAAAATATCACAAGTGTTTGCTGACCCTTCGTCCAAAGGTTTCTTTGATAAACAAACGTCTATTGTACTACCATTCGCAATTAAAAAACCTGATGACATAAAACTAGCCGCTAAAGAAGACTCATTAATGAATTTACCACCAAAAGGTATAAATCAATTCGAACCAGAAAAAAGTAGGATTGAAGATAATGTTGTGAATACTCAAACAGAAGCTAAAATTACGGAAGATTTTACGACGATAAAAAAACCAGGTCCCAAAACGGTGTCTGAAGtcatatcaaaaaatataatagggaATGACTCTATTGAAACAAGTGAACATATTTCTTCTACAATTAGTCCACAAGAATCAATCGCTGTGAATGCAACTACGTTTTCATTGTTCGAACCATCTCCGAACATTTCATCTGTCCCTTTATTCAATCTTTCATCTTTATCTTCGATATCCTTATCTGATCCTATTAAAGACACTGACATAAATGACATCGAAAGGAAAATAGAAAACGTATCTTTGTTCGAAAATGCGAATACACAAATCGCATCACTACCAAGCTACAATTTATTTGGAGAAATAGGTAGCAGCGAAATCAAAGCTGATTTGCAGGAAAATCAAGTTTCTGATTTAAATAGTTATGCAACGTGCAGGGAAGTTGGTTTGCCAGAAGATAATAAAGTTGATGACCTTACGAAACAGTTAATAGAAAATGTAACAGCTCCAATTCAATTGGAAAACCCTGTCTTATATCCTGTGGTACACGATGAATCTAATAAAGTAGAAGTTTCTGAATACACTAAACCATTAACAGATATATCTCGTATTGCACAGAATGTTTTAGGTAACGTGATCATACCGCCGCCACCACCAGACCTCCTTGATGGTATAAATGGTAAcaatccaattttaaattatcccTGGTCCTTCGATGTCACGTCAGATGCTCAATTGGGTTATGACTATAATTTTCAGTTAGATTCCAATCCCGTTGGATATCTTCaagataaatctttatttttagaaaacatACCTGCAAACGCTTGTGATGAAATGAAAGCTGAATACAAAAATTCTCAAGAGGAAACTTCTATACTAGCTCATCAAATAAGTGTGCCCTCTGTACCACCTGAAGAGGATACGAAATCAGATGAAAGCGGTTTAGATGTTCACTCAATAGAATTAGACGCTAAAAAAGACTTTCCTATATTCGAAGAGTTTGTTGTAGAACCGTCTGGAACTGATGATGATAAAATAGGATATAGAGAACGTGAAAGATTTTCAGATGAACCCGCACAAGATGTTGACACATTCACTAACAGAGTAGAGAGGttcaaaaaaatggaaaatactCCTGAGTGTAATGATACTACGCAAGAAATACGCACTGAAATACGACCTTTTGACTTACCTACATCGACAAGTCCAGCCTTAACTATAGCTTCTTACTTTGACACAGGAAATTATGCTGTtgaaaatcattataaaaactcCTTAACATCTCCATCGACTGTAAGCACATTTAATACaagtttaattaatcaaataggAATACCTCCAGGTTTTGAAGAAGAATATCGAAGGAGGCTCAGTGGTGCACCATCCCAAGATTTGTTACGTGGTCTCAATAATCAGATCGGTAGTTACATTCCTGAGACttcgaaaaaaattaatttgaatcaaatatttGCCCAAGCAACAAATAACTTAGATGACGAAATAATCTGCGATTCGAAAGTTGAATCGATGgttgaaaaattaatagatgATGATTCTTCTAAAAGCGAAGTAGTTCCATTTTCAAACACTACTAATACTTATCCAGAAAAAGACGACAATGCACTTGTAGATAGATCTTCAGATGAAGAAAAAATTGAACCATCATCTGAAGTTGCTGAGAGACCTTCAAACGAGGCAAATGTTGAACAGACGCCTGAAGTTGTAGAGAGAACTTCAGAAGAAGCAAAAGTTGAAAGACCTAACGTTGTAGGGAGATCGTCAGACGAAACTTCAACTGAACTTGAGAGATCTAAAGAAGAAACAAAAGTTGAGCCACTACCTGACCCCATAAATTTCTTCTCATCAAACGTAGGAAGCACTGGAGAATCGGATGCGTACAGCGATTTCAGCAGACTGTCAAGCTATTTTAAAACACCACCAAAAGCAGATCATTCGAAGTCTTTTTTTGAATTAAGCGAGTCCCAAAACCATTATAGACATAAATCGAATGATGAATCGCGTGAttctattcattataatattaagaacttCTTCAAAGGCACATCCACAACAAATTCTTCACACATTCCAAATAATCATTTGCtaaacatggcattaattcGCGACCTGTCATCAcctaaaaattttaaaccaAACGATATCGATGTAGTTAAAACAGTCAATTATTTCACAgtcgaatataatattacaaatccAATCGAAATAAACACTAGCGAACCAATAgactttaataataaagctaGAACATCACAGGacaataaaacattgaaattaagcGATTCGTCGGAAAATTCAGTTATTAATTGTGAATATTGTTGTAACTTGATCAATAGCACAAATATTATcgataattcattttataaagttaaaaagaaCATGAATGATACTGAAAGTAAAAAGGCTACGAATAATATGGACACAAAAAGCGAGAACGTTATGAAAAAATCCGTGACCGTTAATTTCTGCGACCAATCTTACAAAGAGGATGCTGATGACAGAATCGTTGTGTTGTCTGAG AATCGAGCAACCTCAGAACACGCTCCGGTCAAGCACCATTGGTTCTATCAGGTAGACTCTGAGGAGAGATCCTTTTGGAAGGGATTCTCTGTCGTTGATTCCAGGGCCTTGGAGAACGCTTTCAATAGTC CTGACCTGAACGCGAATACCTTGGTGGCTACTGACGGTGGCCGTTATGACGTCAACATAATGGAACGACTGAAGATCGCTGTCTACTGGGATGACAAGCCCACGAACGTCATGAG GTGCAGCTGGTTCTACAAAGGCACGACGGATGCGAGATATGTACCCTACGACGAAACGATCGCTGAAAAACTTGAG GAAGAATACATCCATGGGGTTACCACTGGGGAATGGCACAGGCGTCTCGTGCTGCCGAACAACGAGCTGGTCGTGATGCACGGACCAGCTGTGATGGTCCACTTCCTGCAGAACAGCGCCAGCGATGCGTTCAGCTCGTCGCCG CAATCAATGATGCGGCCGCGCGTCGTTCGTCGCGGTTTCGTCGAATCGGAAATCGAGGACACGGAGCCTTCGAGCATCGACCACCTGTTGCTGCTGTGTCATGGCGTCGGATCGGCTTGCGACATGCGCTTCCGGCCAGTCGAGGAAGTTG TGGACGATTTCAGAGCAACAAGTCTTCAGCTGATACAGTCACATTATAAAAATTCGTACGATAGCGGCTTAGTGGGGAGGGTTGAG GTGTTACCGATATCCTGGCACTCGAGTCTACATTCAGGTCAAACGGGCGTCGACAGACGTCTGGCTGCCGTCACGCTGGAGAGCATACCGAGGCTGAGGAACTTCACGAACGACACGATACTCGACGTGCTGTTCTACACGAGCCCCGTGTTCTGTCAG aCAATTATAAACACGGTCTGCAGCGAATTGAATCGTATCTACAGCCTGTTTAAGGCAAGAAATCCAGACTTTAAGGGTGGGGTGTCCCTTGGGGGGCATTCGTTGGGTAGCGTTATCCTTTATGACCTGCTCTGCCATCAGATGCCGAAG ggTATTCCGGTGTCCAAACGAGAACAGTACGTGACGGGACCGGCGGGCACCGGCCAGCCGTCCGTCAAGTACCCGAGCCTCGAGTTCATACCGGACGCGATGTACGCGCTCGGCAGTCCGATCG CTATGTTTAACTGCATACGAGGCGTCGAGACGCTTGGCAAGGATTTTTGCTTCCCGACCTGCAAGAAATTCTTCAACATATTCCATCCTTACGACCCGATCGCGTACAG AATTGAACCGTTGATCAATCCTCAACTGAGGGACGTGAAGCCGTTTCTAATTCCTCATCACAAAGGGAGGAAGCGAATGCACTTAG AGCTCAAGGACACGATGGCGCGCGTCGGTGCCGACATCAAACAGAAACTGATCGAGTCGATCAAGAACACGTGGTCCAGCATGTGGAAGACGCAGCCTCCGCCGGATCAGCACTTGGAGAAA GTCGTTGAAGAAGAGATGGAAAAGGAAGAATTGAACTCTGAACCCAAGGATGAAGTTAATCAAGAAACTGAT GTGACGCCGGATATGCTCGGCAAGTTGAACGACGGTCGCCGTGTGGACTACGTGCTCCAGGAGGCGCCCTTCGAGATGATCAACGAATACCTGTTCGCTATGAGGAGTCATGTCTGTTACTG GGAATCGGAAGACACGATGCTCGTGATGCTCCGCGAGATATACAACGCCATCGGCGTGTCCCCAGACTGCAGCCTCCCCCAACAAACCCTGACTGTCCAGAGGAGCAAGACGATTATA GATGACAATGATGTTGCTACACATGCgg atTACCCGTCAACAAGCCGAGGGAGCTTGTGA